One region of Thunnus thynnus chromosome 14, fThuThy2.1, whole genome shotgun sequence genomic DNA includes:
- the mrpl2 gene encoding 39S ribosomal protein L2, mitochondrial, with amino-acid sequence MAVWCLTQALRSLTVSQPALLASQAVAQTKLGTQVCVGQCRGFLTTASLQQNRTLWKQREKYTIKPIGKKKTGGRDHSGRIRTHGIGGGHKQKYRWIDFQRLRYEPSKDAEPFEEKVVEVRYDPCRSADIALVAGGARKRWIIATENMQAGDVIKTSGVIGRMAVSANEGDAYPLGALPVGTLVNNLEIQPGKGSEYIRAAGTSGVLLRKVNGTAIVQLPSKQQVQVLETCMVTVGRVSNIDHNKEIIGKAGRNRWFGVRPSSGLWQRKGGWAGRKIKPLPPMKSYVNLPSISAK; translated from the exons ATGGCGGTGTGGTGTTTAACTCAAGCCCTGCGCTCCCTGACTGTCTCCCAGCCTGCCCTGCTGGCCTCTCAG GCAGTGGCACAGACCAAGCTGGGGACTCAGGTGTGTGTTGGACAGTGCAGAGGCTTCCTCACCACAGCCTCTCTGCAGCAGAACAGGACTCTGTGGAAGCAGAGGGAGAAGTACACCATCAAGCCTATAGGAAAGAAAAAGACGGGAGGCCGAGATCACTCAG GAAGGATACGGACACATGGCATTGGCGGCGGCCACAAACAAAAATACCGGTGGATAGACTTCCAGCGACTGCGCTATGAACCCAGCAAAGATGCCGAGCCCTTTGAAGAGAAGGTCGTCGAAGTGCGATACGACCCATGCAG GTCTGCTGACATTGCTCTGGTGGCTGGAGGCGCCCGGAAAAGATGGATCATTGCAACAGAGAACATGCAGGCTGGAGACGTCATTAAAACATCTGGAGTTATTGGGCGCATGGCGG TCTCAGCCAATGAAGGCGATGCCTATCCACTGGGAGCTCTTCCTGTGGGGACACTGGTGAACAATCTGGAGATACAACCGGGGAAGGGATCAGAGTACATCCGTGCTGCAG GCACAAGTGGTGTTTTGCTCCGTAAAGTAAACGGAACAGCAATCGTTCAGCTTCCTTCGAAGCAGCAGGTTCAG GTATTGGAGACCTGCATGGTAACGGTGGGACGCGTATCCAATATCGACCATAATAAAGAAATCATCGGCAAAGCTGGTCGCAATCGGTGGTTTGGCGTTCGCCCTTCGAGCGGCTTGTGGCAGAGGAAGGGAGGCTGGGCAGGACGCAAGATTAAACCGCTGCCTCCGATGAAGAGTTACGTCAACCTGCCCTCAATCTCAGCTAAATAA